A single genomic interval of Halalkalibaculum roseum harbors:
- a CDS encoding LacI family DNA-binding transcriptional regulator — translation MKVTLKDIAEDTGYSISTVSRVLNGSNKISTKTRREIYQSAKKLKYPVYRSINGDTIIDTLTVNLVLTRFHVGEFYASFFEGFNSAASNNNIQLSMTSLRCPFDKALKRIKKLGESKNDGLIIFAPEFKNSEYRKVSNVLPDNFPIVSNGLIENPIFSTVTFDGYSGGYLAAEHFKNQGYRTCGIIRGDFDAVEARYRSNGFRDYIFQAPEMELSWDFHGDFSFESGKQAFRDFQKQEVKPRAVFASNDAMCHAFMEEALMHGYDVPGDIAMIGYDDLPICERHRPTITSIHTDYQKLGEVTMEKLKELLSNPKQEKGVLSLVPVTLSQRESS, via the coding sequence TTGAAGGTAACTCTTAAAGATATAGCCGAAGACACAGGCTATTCAATTTCTACGGTATCTCGTGTACTTAACGGTTCCAATAAGATAAGCACCAAAACACGCAGAGAAATATATCAAAGTGCCAAGAAATTGAAATACCCGGTATATCGATCAATTAACGGAGATACCATAATTGATACGCTTACCGTAAACCTGGTGTTGACTCGGTTTCATGTCGGAGAATTTTATGCCTCCTTCTTCGAGGGATTCAATTCTGCCGCATCTAATAATAATATACAGCTTTCCATGACAAGTTTGAGGTGCCCTTTTGATAAGGCCCTTAAAAGAATTAAAAAATTGGGTGAAAGCAAAAACGACGGACTGATTATTTTTGCTCCGGAATTTAAAAATTCGGAATATCGAAAAGTCAGCAATGTACTACCCGATAATTTTCCGATCGTTTCAAATGGACTAATAGAAAACCCCATCTTTTCAACTGTAACATTCGACGGTTACAGCGGGGGATATCTGGCAGCTGAGCACTTTAAAAATCAGGGTTACCGTACCTGCGGTATAATACGGGGCGATTTTGATGCTGTAGAGGCACGATATCGTTCCAATGGTTTCCGTGATTATATTTTCCAGGCTCCGGAAATGGAGCTCAGCTGGGATTTTCACGGTGACTTCAGTTTCGAATCCGGTAAACAAGCTTTTAGGGATTTCCAAAAACAGGAAGTCAAACCCCGTGCCGTCTTTGCCTCCAATGATGCCATGTGTCATGCCTTTATGGAAGAAGCGCTCATGCACGGTTATGATGTGCCGGGAGATATAGCCATGATAGGTTACGACGACCTCCCAATCTGCGAACGCCATCGACCCACCATCACCTCCATTCATACCGATTATCAGAAGCTCGGTGAAGTGACCATGGAGAAACTCAAGGAACTTCTATCCAACCCCAAGCAGGAAAAAGGTGTACTAAGTTTGGTTCCGGTTACTCTGAGTCAAAGAGAATCTTCCTGA
- a CDS encoding aldose epimerase family protein: MARHLKVADFQAEIDGRETDLFFLENRNGVRAAITNYGARVVALWLPDADGVIENIVAGYESIDAYLNHDEAYLGAMVGRYANRIAKASFILNGEKYRLTANEGRHHLHGGKKGFHNSVWSAAQTRANTLNLKLELPDGNEGFPSNMKVDLQYTFTGEDELVIELKATTDKPTVLNITHHSYFNLGGESNGSTARNHRLKINADHYLPVSEEKIPLGPLQHVKDTPFDFRTDTEITEHIKPGNVQLEIAEGFDHNFVLNKIQGNELSFAARVQDPISGQVMELHTTEPGLQFFECEFPPEMELNLKTAFCLEPQHFPDSPNRSHFSSTILRPGEQFHSKSIYRFKNKN, encoded by the coding sequence ATGGCCCGACACCTAAAAGTTGCTGATTTCCAAGCCGAAATTGACGGCAGGGAAACAGATTTATTTTTTCTCGAAAACCGTAACGGGGTCAGAGCAGCCATAACCAATTACGGAGCCAGGGTGGTGGCACTTTGGTTACCGGATGCAGACGGCGTCATCGAGAATATTGTAGCCGGTTATGAATCCATCGATGCATATCTAAATCATGATGAGGCTTATCTCGGTGCCATGGTCGGCAGGTATGCTAATCGTATTGCAAAAGCCTCCTTTATTTTAAATGGTGAAAAATATAGGCTTACTGCAAATGAAGGGAGACATCACCTGCACGGGGGGAAGAAAGGTTTTCACAATTCGGTTTGGAGTGCCGCACAGACTAGGGCAAATACCCTGAATCTTAAACTGGAATTGCCGGACGGCAATGAAGGATTTCCCAGCAATATGAAGGTTGACCTGCAGTATACTTTTACGGGGGAGGACGAATTAGTTATAGAACTGAAGGCTACCACTGACAAGCCGACGGTATTGAATATCACTCATCACAGCTATTTTAATCTTGGTGGAGAAAGCAATGGTTCTACAGCCCGTAATCACCGTTTGAAGATCAACGCCGATCACTATTTGCCTGTCTCGGAAGAAAAAATACCGCTAGGCCCTTTACAGCATGTCAAAGATACTCCATTTGATTTCAGAACCGACACTGAAATAACAGAACATATAAAACCCGGGAATGTACAACTGGAGATTGCGGAGGGTTTTGACCATAATTTTGTATTGAACAAAATCCAGGGAAATGAGCTGAGCTTTGCTGCCAGGGTACAGGATCCTATTAGCGGTCAGGTGATGGAATTACATACCACCGAACCGGGCCTGCAGTTTTTCGAGTGTGAGTTTCCGCCGGAGATGGAACTTAACCTGAAAACCGCTTTTTGTCTTGAACCGCAGCATTTCCCGGATTCGCCTAACCGTTCCCACTTCTCCTCAACGATACTTAGGCCGGGGGAACAGTTTCATAGTAAAAGCATATATCGTTTTAAAAATAAAAACTAA